The Astyanax mexicanus isolate ESR-SI-001 chromosome 14, AstMex3_surface, whole genome shotgun sequence genome window below encodes:
- the iars2 gene encoding isoleucine--tRNA ligase, mitochondrial isoform X2 encodes MLLCGARALREGVARCGLSLRGGVPLRPAVSFTQTRGRSAAPPGDAARAAGSSSQPGDHRHTVLLPRSAFPMKLSGPELLNLELRIQQECSFEQLYSWQRERKAKKEFCLHDGPPYANGDAHVGHALNKILKDIHNRFEMLRGRKVHYVPGWDCHGLPIELKALGELQAKDMTPLQIRQKAREFAEEAIARQRAAFQRWGVMADWENCYYTFNGQYEAAQLRVFEDMHSKGLIYQDYKPVFWSPSTRTALAEAELEYNSEHVSKAVYATFPLTTPPSKLAVGLEAADKVSVLVWTTQPWTIPANQAICFMPKAQYSLVKRADNEQLLLVATERITSLTSALGTNLQSLGTFTGSDLEGGVCQHPTISGKEVPLLPANHVTMAKGTGLVHTAPAHGMEDYSVATHFQLPVECMVDEEGKFTELAGVDLQEQSVFEEGTSTVISMLRAAGALVKEEECVHSYPYDWRSKKPVIIRASKQWFINTASLKDKAKEVLQKVRVMPESARASLLAMLDRRTYWCISRQRSWGVPIPVFYHKQTGEPLINKHTVAHIAKVFAEKGSDSWWEEPIETLLPPDVLKKSKAGAVTDYERGEDVLDIWFDSGTSWAAVLQEAEPRADVYVEGKDQIGGWFQSSLLTSVAVRNKAPYKALVVHGFALSEKGEKMSKSLGNVVDPDVVINGGTDKAASPAYGADVLRWWVAESNVFSEVQIGPKALNSARENINKLRNTLKFLLGNLQGFDPRTQAVDPKEMHYIDQYLLHLLREYSIKVTDAYNEFDCGRVIRLLQAFITRDLSNFYFSIIKDRLYCDAENSVGRRSCQTALEEILDGVTRSIAPILPHLAEEVYQHAPGHDEGETLFRSGWVKSSSVWRKPGLEEAVEGACAIRDSFLSSIPGRNAVEYDLTIAIEPGLLFELMESLQEEPTSTCSQLTELMMASRTTLTSTLPRDLPSDAITNSGSFLINLEGGVIREDSTYAIAAVPISLSRCPRCRRYTSDTPECLCPRCQTVPGHSQ; translated from the exons ATGCTGCTGTGCGGCGCTCGGGCGCTGCGGGAGGGCGTGGCCCGCTGCGGGCTCTCTCTCCGGGGAGGGGTGCCGCTCCGGCCCGCGGTCTCCTTCACCCAGACCCGCGGGCGCTCCGCCGCTCCGCCCGGGGACGCGGCTCGGGCTGCCGGGAGCAGCAGCCAGCCGGGAGACCACCGGCACACCGTGCTGCTGCCCCGCTCCGCCTTCCCCATGAAGCTCAGCGGCCCCGAGCTGCTGAACCTGGAGCTGCGCATCCAGCAG GAATGCAGCTTCGAGCAGTTGTACtcctggcagagagagagaaaggctaaGAAGGAGTTTTGTCTTCACGATGGACCTCCCTATGCTAATGGAGATGCTCATGTTGGTCATGCTCTCAACAAG ATCTTGAAAGACATCCATAATCGTTTTGAAATGCTGAGAGGGAGAAAAGTGCACTATGTCCCTGGCTGGGACTGTCACGGACTGCCCATCGAGCTGAAAGCACTGGGGGAGCTGCAGGCCAAAGATATGACACCTCTGCAGATCAGACAGAAAG cGCGTGAGTTTGCAGAAGAAGCTATAGCACGTCAGCGGGCAGCGTTCCAGCGCTGGGGTGTGATGGCCGACTGGGAGAACTGTTACTACACCTTTAATGGGCAGTATGAGGCTGCACAGCTGCGGGTCTTCGAGGACATGCACAGCAAG GGTTTGATTTACCAGGACTACAAACCAGTCTTTTGGTCACCGTCAACCAG GACGGCGCTGGCAGAAGCTGAGCTGGAGTATAACTCTGAGCATGTGAGCAAGGCTGTGTACGCTACTTTCCCTCTGACCACCCCTCCATCTAAACTAGCAGTAGGCTTAG AGGCAGCTGATAAAGTGTCTGTGCTGGTTTGGACGACGCAGCCGTGGACAATTCCAGCAAATCAGGCCATCTGCTTCATGCCCAAAGCCCA GTATTCTCTGGTGAAGAGAGCAGATAATGAGCAGCTCCTGCTAGTGGCTACAGAACGCATTACCAGTCTGACCTCTGCACTTGGCACTAATCTGCAGAGCCTGGGAACTTTCACAG GTTCGGATCTGGAGGGTGGAGTCTGCCAGCATCCCACCATCTCTGGAAAAGAGGTGCCACTGTTGCCGGCTAATCATGTGACCATGGCCAAAGGAACCGGATTGGTCCACACTGCTCCTGCTCATGGCATGGAGGACTACAGCGTGGCCACTCACTTCCAACTGCCTGTG GAGTGTATGGTGGACGAAGAAGGAAAGTTTACGGAGCTGGCTGGAGTTGATCTCCAGGAGCAGTCTGTGTTTGAGGAAGGCACTTCTACAG tGATCTCAATGCTGCGGGCCGCTGGTGCGTTGGTGAAAGAGGAGGAGTGTGTGCACAGTTACCCGTACGACTGGCGGAGTAAGAAACCAGTGATAATTCGAGCCAGCAAGCAGTGGTTCATCAACACAGCCAGTCTTAAAGACAAGGCCAAG GAAGTGCTGCAGAAGGTTCGGGTCATGCCAGAGTCAGCAAGGGCCAGTCTCTTAGCCATGCTGGACAGACGGACGTACTGGTGCATCTCCCGCCAGAGAAGCTGGGGAGTCCCCATACCAGTCTTCTATCACAAACAGACTGGAGAGCCACTCATAAACAA GCACACAGTGGCTCACATAGCCAAAGTGTTTGCGGAGAAAGGAAGCGACAGCTGGTGGGAGGAGCCTATAGAAACACTGCTTCCCCCAGATGTGCTCAAGAAG agcaaAGCAGGTGCAGTGACGGATTATGAGCGTGGGGAAGATGTACTGGACATCTGGTTTGACAGTGGTACATCCTGGGCTGCTGTACTGCAGG AGGCTGAGCCGCGTGCAGATGTCTATGTGGAAGGGAAGGATCAGATTGGTGGCTGGTTCCAGTCGTCTCTGCTGACCAGCGTGGCTGTGCGCAACAAAGCCCCCTACAA AGCTCTTGTGGTCCACGGCTTTGCTCTCAGTGAGAAAGGAGAGAAGATGTCTAAGAGTCTTGGTAATGTGGTGGATCCTGATGTCGTCATCAACGGAGGAACG gataaAGCAGCCTCTCCTGCTTATGGTGCGGATGTGTTGAGGTGGTGGGTTGCAGAATCCAACGTGTTCTCTGAAGTTCAGATCGGCCCCAAAGCTCTGAACTCAGCCAGAGAGAACATTAACAAG tTGAGGAACACTCTGAAGTTCTTGCTGGGGAATCTGCAGGGTTTTGATCCTCGTACTCAGGCTGTGGACCCCAAAGAAATGCACTACATAGATCAGTACCTGCTGCACCTGCTCCGGGAGTACAGCATCAAG GTAACTGATGCCTATAACGAGTTTGATTGTGGTCGAGTGATCCGCCTACTCCAGGCCTTCATCACCCGAGACCTTTCCAACTTTTACTTCAGCATCATCAAAGACAG GCTGTACTGCGATGCTGAGAACTCTGTGGGTAGGAGGTCGTGCCAGACGGCTCTAGAAGAGATTTTGGATGGTGTCACGCGATCCATTGCCCCCATCCTGCCTCATCTGGCAGAGGAGGTGTATCAGCATGCCCCTGGACACGATG AAGGAGAGACTCTGTTCCGGAGCGGCTGGGTTAAAAGCAGCTCTGTGTGGAGGAAGCCAGGATTGGAGGAGGCAGTGGAGGGGGCGTGTGCTATCAGAGACTCGTTCCTATCGTCTATCCCAGGACGCAACGCAGTAGAGTACGACCTCACCATCGCTATCGAGCCTGGTCTTCTCTTTGAGCTCATGGAG TCTCTGCAGGAGGAGCCCACATCCACCTGCTCTCAGCTGACGGAGCTGATGATGGCATCTCGCACCACGCTGACCAGCACTCTCCCCAGGGACCTGCCTTCTGATGCCATCACCAACAGTGGGAGCTTCCTCATCAACCTGGAGG GTGGTGTTATCCGTGAGGACAGCACATATGCCATAGCAGCAGTGcccatctctctctcccgctgTCCACGATGTCGCCGTTACACGTCAGATACTCCCGAATGTCTCTGTCCGCGATGCCAAACTGTCCCCGGACACTCCCAGTAG
- the iars2 gene encoding isoleucine--tRNA ligase, mitochondrial isoform X1 yields MLLCGARALREGVARCGLSLRGGVPLRPAVSFTQTRGRSAAPPGDAARAAGSSSQPGDHRHTVLLPRSAFPMKLSGPELLNLELRIQQECSFEQLYSWQRERKAKKEFCLHDGPPYANGDAHVGHALNKILKDIHNRFEMLRGRKVHYVPGWDCHGLPIELKALGELQAKDMTPLQIRQKAREFAEEAIARQRAAFQRWGVMADWENCYYTFNGQYEAAQLRVFEDMHSKGLIYQDYKPVFWSPSTRTALAEAELEYNSEHVSKAVYATFPLTTPPSKLAVGLEAADKVSVLVWTTQPWTIPANQAICFMPKAQYSLVKRADNEQLLLVATERITSLTSALGTNLQSLGTFTGSDLEGGVCQHPTISGKEVPLLPANHVTMAKGTGLVHTAPAHGMEDYSVATHFQLPVECMVDEEGKFTELAGVDLQEQSVFEEGTSTVISMLRAAGALVKEEECVHSYPYDWRSKKPVIIRASKQWFINTASLKDKAKEVLQKVRVMPESARASLLAMLDRRTYWCISRQRSWGVPIPVFYHKQTGEPLINKHTVAHIAKVFAEKGSDSWWEEPIETLLPPDVLKKSKAGAVTDYERGEDVLDIWFDSGTSWAAVLQAGEEEASSTQTKRGWFSRSSTAVQEAEPRADVYVEGKDQIGGWFQSSLLTSVAVRNKAPYKALVVHGFALSEKGEKMSKSLGNVVDPDVVINGGTDKAASPAYGADVLRWWVAESNVFSEVQIGPKALNSARENINKLRNTLKFLLGNLQGFDPRTQAVDPKEMHYIDQYLLHLLREYSIKVTDAYNEFDCGRVIRLLQAFITRDLSNFYFSIIKDRLYCDAENSVGRRSCQTALEEILDGVTRSIAPILPHLAEEVYQHAPGHDEGETLFRSGWVKSSSVWRKPGLEEAVEGACAIRDSFLSSIPGRNAVEYDLTIAIEPGLLFELMESLQEEPTSTCSQLTELMMASRTTLTSTLPRDLPSDAITNSGSFLINLEGGVIREDSTYAIAAVPISLSRCPRCRRYTSDTPECLCPRCQTVPGHSQ; encoded by the exons ATGCTGCTGTGCGGCGCTCGGGCGCTGCGGGAGGGCGTGGCCCGCTGCGGGCTCTCTCTCCGGGGAGGGGTGCCGCTCCGGCCCGCGGTCTCCTTCACCCAGACCCGCGGGCGCTCCGCCGCTCCGCCCGGGGACGCGGCTCGGGCTGCCGGGAGCAGCAGCCAGCCGGGAGACCACCGGCACACCGTGCTGCTGCCCCGCTCCGCCTTCCCCATGAAGCTCAGCGGCCCCGAGCTGCTGAACCTGGAGCTGCGCATCCAGCAG GAATGCAGCTTCGAGCAGTTGTACtcctggcagagagagagaaaggctaaGAAGGAGTTTTGTCTTCACGATGGACCTCCCTATGCTAATGGAGATGCTCATGTTGGTCATGCTCTCAACAAG ATCTTGAAAGACATCCATAATCGTTTTGAAATGCTGAGAGGGAGAAAAGTGCACTATGTCCCTGGCTGGGACTGTCACGGACTGCCCATCGAGCTGAAAGCACTGGGGGAGCTGCAGGCCAAAGATATGACACCTCTGCAGATCAGACAGAAAG cGCGTGAGTTTGCAGAAGAAGCTATAGCACGTCAGCGGGCAGCGTTCCAGCGCTGGGGTGTGATGGCCGACTGGGAGAACTGTTACTACACCTTTAATGGGCAGTATGAGGCTGCACAGCTGCGGGTCTTCGAGGACATGCACAGCAAG GGTTTGATTTACCAGGACTACAAACCAGTCTTTTGGTCACCGTCAACCAG GACGGCGCTGGCAGAAGCTGAGCTGGAGTATAACTCTGAGCATGTGAGCAAGGCTGTGTACGCTACTTTCCCTCTGACCACCCCTCCATCTAAACTAGCAGTAGGCTTAG AGGCAGCTGATAAAGTGTCTGTGCTGGTTTGGACGACGCAGCCGTGGACAATTCCAGCAAATCAGGCCATCTGCTTCATGCCCAAAGCCCA GTATTCTCTGGTGAAGAGAGCAGATAATGAGCAGCTCCTGCTAGTGGCTACAGAACGCATTACCAGTCTGACCTCTGCACTTGGCACTAATCTGCAGAGCCTGGGAACTTTCACAG GTTCGGATCTGGAGGGTGGAGTCTGCCAGCATCCCACCATCTCTGGAAAAGAGGTGCCACTGTTGCCGGCTAATCATGTGACCATGGCCAAAGGAACCGGATTGGTCCACACTGCTCCTGCTCATGGCATGGAGGACTACAGCGTGGCCACTCACTTCCAACTGCCTGTG GAGTGTATGGTGGACGAAGAAGGAAAGTTTACGGAGCTGGCTGGAGTTGATCTCCAGGAGCAGTCTGTGTTTGAGGAAGGCACTTCTACAG tGATCTCAATGCTGCGGGCCGCTGGTGCGTTGGTGAAAGAGGAGGAGTGTGTGCACAGTTACCCGTACGACTGGCGGAGTAAGAAACCAGTGATAATTCGAGCCAGCAAGCAGTGGTTCATCAACACAGCCAGTCTTAAAGACAAGGCCAAG GAAGTGCTGCAGAAGGTTCGGGTCATGCCAGAGTCAGCAAGGGCCAGTCTCTTAGCCATGCTGGACAGACGGACGTACTGGTGCATCTCCCGCCAGAGAAGCTGGGGAGTCCCCATACCAGTCTTCTATCACAAACAGACTGGAGAGCCACTCATAAACAA GCACACAGTGGCTCACATAGCCAAAGTGTTTGCGGAGAAAGGAAGCGACAGCTGGTGGGAGGAGCCTATAGAAACACTGCTTCCCCCAGATGTGCTCAAGAAG agcaaAGCAGGTGCAGTGACGGATTATGAGCGTGGGGAAGATGTACTGGACATCTGGTTTGACAGTGGTACATCCTGGGCTGCTGTACTGCAGG CGGGTGAGGAAGAAGCCTCGTCCACACAGACCAAGCGAGGATGGTTCAGTCGATCCAGTACCGCAGTACAAG AGGCTGAGCCGCGTGCAGATGTCTATGTGGAAGGGAAGGATCAGATTGGTGGCTGGTTCCAGTCGTCTCTGCTGACCAGCGTGGCTGTGCGCAACAAAGCCCCCTACAA AGCTCTTGTGGTCCACGGCTTTGCTCTCAGTGAGAAAGGAGAGAAGATGTCTAAGAGTCTTGGTAATGTGGTGGATCCTGATGTCGTCATCAACGGAGGAACG gataaAGCAGCCTCTCCTGCTTATGGTGCGGATGTGTTGAGGTGGTGGGTTGCAGAATCCAACGTGTTCTCTGAAGTTCAGATCGGCCCCAAAGCTCTGAACTCAGCCAGAGAGAACATTAACAAG tTGAGGAACACTCTGAAGTTCTTGCTGGGGAATCTGCAGGGTTTTGATCCTCGTACTCAGGCTGTGGACCCCAAAGAAATGCACTACATAGATCAGTACCTGCTGCACCTGCTCCGGGAGTACAGCATCAAG GTAACTGATGCCTATAACGAGTTTGATTGTGGTCGAGTGATCCGCCTACTCCAGGCCTTCATCACCCGAGACCTTTCCAACTTTTACTTCAGCATCATCAAAGACAG GCTGTACTGCGATGCTGAGAACTCTGTGGGTAGGAGGTCGTGCCAGACGGCTCTAGAAGAGATTTTGGATGGTGTCACGCGATCCATTGCCCCCATCCTGCCTCATCTGGCAGAGGAGGTGTATCAGCATGCCCCTGGACACGATG AAGGAGAGACTCTGTTCCGGAGCGGCTGGGTTAAAAGCAGCTCTGTGTGGAGGAAGCCAGGATTGGAGGAGGCAGTGGAGGGGGCGTGTGCTATCAGAGACTCGTTCCTATCGTCTATCCCAGGACGCAACGCAGTAGAGTACGACCTCACCATCGCTATCGAGCCTGGTCTTCTCTTTGAGCTCATGGAG TCTCTGCAGGAGGAGCCCACATCCACCTGCTCTCAGCTGACGGAGCTGATGATGGCATCTCGCACCACGCTGACCAGCACTCTCCCCAGGGACCTGCCTTCTGATGCCATCACCAACAGTGGGAGCTTCCTCATCAACCTGGAGG GTGGTGTTATCCGTGAGGACAGCACATATGCCATAGCAGCAGTGcccatctctctctcccgctgTCCACGATGTCGCCGTTACACGTCAGATACTCCCGAATGTCTCTGTCCGCGATGCCAAACTGTCCCCGGACACTCCCAGTAG